GGAGGCTTTACAAGATAGCTTGTTATGTCTGACATTATGAGGGAACaaatttttcctttgtgtctATTACTTAGGTATCTTGCTATAATTACACTGTTTGTCAATCATCCTCTACCTGTTCTCTGCTACCTAGCAGAGAACTTTGTAAACTCTAAAAAAGATGTAAACTTTTTTGCAACATGCTTTTCAGACCTGCTTTCACTTCTTTGTTCTTGAAGCTATAGACAAGGGGATTCAGCAGGGGAATGACCACACTGTACTGCATGGAGAAAACCAACTCCCATGGGGAACCTGAGGTGGACATAAGATAGCGAAGGATGCCTGAACCATAAAGTAAGGTCACTGCagtgaggtgggaggagcaggtggagaaggccttgCTTCTGCCTGAGGTGGAGCTGATGCTCAGGATGGTGGAGACAATGCGGGCATAAGAGTAGAAAACCAGGAAGCAGGTCCCAAAGGCATGTAGAAGAGCTGAGCAGAGAAGGACAGCAAAGTTATTGGAGCTGTTGGAACAGGAGACGGGGAAGAGAGAAGGTATCTCACAAAGGAAGTTGGAGATGACTCGAGTCTCACAGAAGCCTAACTTCCAAGTTAGAAGGGTATTGATGAGAGCATCCAGAAAGGCCAGGCCCCAGGATCCCCACACCAGCCCCACACACAGCTCATCACTCATCATCTGACCATAGTGTAGAGGGTGGCAGATGGCAgcatagcggtcatagg
The sequence above is a segment of the Phyllostomus discolor isolate MPI-MPIP mPhyDis1 chromosome 2, mPhyDis1.pri.v3, whole genome shotgun sequence genome. Coding sequences within it:
- the LOC114513051 gene encoding olfactory receptor 8S1-like — translated: MALRNHSTMTEFLLLGLPADHASQALLFVLFLVIYLLTLSGNLLLILVIRTSSHLHTPMYFLSHLSFPDLCYSSVKVPKMLENLLSEKKTISIEDCLAQAFFVFDSGGTQICLIAVMAYDRYAAICHPLHYGQMMSDELCVGLVWGSWGLAFLDALINTLLTWKLGFCETRVISNFLCEIPSLFPVSCSNSSNNFAVLLCSALLHAFGTCFLVFYSYARIVSTILSISSTSGRSKAFSTCSSHLTAVTLLYGSGILRYLMSTSGSPWELVFSMQYSVVIPLLNPLVYSFKNKEVKAGLKSMLQKSLHLF